One stretch of Malus domestica chromosome 14, GDT2T_hap1 DNA includes these proteins:
- the LOC114820968 gene encoding oleosin H2-like, which translates to MADQNYRQQQPQHQGYQSHIQFDNPQHQGYQTHYQYDQQQRYPFEVGKSFRPQNGSSASNFLAIATLVPVGGTLLLLAGLTLAGTIIGLAVTTPLFVIFSPVLVPAVVVIFLSVTGILTSGAFGVTALSSFSWLAHYLSRSRLPQTMGQKVQETTGYLGQKVQETAGYLGQKVEETGDFVGHKMQETGGQVGQMTKDVGETIQQGRGS; encoded by the coding sequence ATGGCTGATCAGAACTACCGCCAGCAGCAACCACAGCACCAAGGTTACCAAAGTCACATCCAGTTCGACAACCCACAACACCAAGGTTACCAAACTCACTACCAGTATGACCAACAACAACGCTACCCCTTCGAAGTCGGGAAAAGCTTCCGTCCTCAAAATGGCTCCTCAGCTTCAAATTTTTTGGCAATTGCCACCCTGGTTCCAGTAGGGGGAACTCTGCTCTTGCTTGCAGGGCTCACACTGGCCGGGACCATCATTGGGCTGGCAGTGACCACCCCGCTTTTTGTTATCTTTAGCCCGGTTTTGGTCCCGGCTGTTGTGGTCATATTTCTGTCTGTGACGGGGATATTGACTTCGGGGGCTTTCGGGGTCACGGCCCTATCGTCTTTCTCTTGGTTAGCCCATTATTTGAGCCGGTCTCGTCTGCCCCAGACGATGGGCCAAAAGGTGCAGGAGACCACAGGATATTTGGGCCAGAAGGTGCAGGAGACGGCGGGCTACTTGGGCCAGAAGGTGGAAGAGACGGGAGACTTTGTGGGCCATAAGATGCAGGAGACTGGAGGTCAGGTGGGCCAGATGACTAAGGATGTGGGCGAGACTATCCAGCAAGGCCGAGGAAGTTGA
- the LOC103455300 gene encoding lysM domain receptor-like kinase 3 has protein sequence MTTFHLVCGCVEKKSQEVVTYTVQDHDTLSDIEKLLSAYESEIQNLNKNFTQSPNFIDVGWVLFVPMELNGLQVQQQGKTLSLAAIIGIVSAVGFLLGATFFIFLLIRYRKGKNTEEEEEEQEEDVNPNAKKGFSMKQQFFKRQMEETFENERPVIYTMEEIEQATGNFDNTRKIGEGGYGSVYYGVLGELEVAIKKMRSSRTKEFFAELKVLCKIHHNNVVELLGYASGSEHLCLVYEFLQNRSLNDHLHDPLLKGNQPLSWTARAQIALDTARGIEYIHDHTKKRYVHRDIKTSNILLDQGLRAKVADFGLARLVERSNEEDILATRLVGTPGYIPPESVRELQMTSKTDVYAFGVVVAELITGQRAIFCDNREPKRMKSLISVIYAVFKEKDPEAALEAQIDGNMKGSYPMEEVYKMAEIALRCASEDPVNRPEMKDIVQTLSQILTSSIEWEALLGGKSQVFSGLLMSGR, from the exons ATGACTACTTTTCACCTTGTTTGTGGGTGTGTAGAGAAAAAATCACAGGAGGTTGTGACATACACAGTTCAAGATCATGACACTTTATCAGATATTGAAAAACTTCTATCTGCATATGAGAGTGAGATTCAGAATTTGAACAAAAACTTCACTCAATCCCCTAATTTTATAGATGTTGGGTGGGTTTTGTTTGTGCCAATGGAGCTCAATGGACTTCAAGTCCAGCAGCAAG GGAAGACACTCAGTTTGGCTGCAATTATAGGCATAGTGTCAGCTGTTGGGTTTCTTTTGGGGGCCACATTCTTCATATTTCTTCTCATAAGATACAGAAAAGGTAAGAacacagaagaagaagaagaagagcaagAAGAAGATGTGAACCCAAATGCCAAAAAGGGCTTTTCAATGAAGCAACAGTTTTTCAAAAGGCAAATGGAAG AAACTTTTGAGAATGAAAGGCCAGTTATATATACGATGGAGGAAATCGAGCAGGCTACAGGCAACTTTGACAACACCAGGAAGATTGGAGAGGGCGGATATGGCAGTGTTTATTACGGTGTATTAGGAGAACTGGAGGTAGCAATTAAGAAGATGAGATCTAGCAGAACAAAGGAGTTCTTTGCTGAGCTCAAGGTTTTATGCAAGATCCATCATAACAATGtg GTAGAACTGCTGGGATATGCTAGTGGAAGTGAGCATCTGTGTTTGGTATATGAGTTTCTTCAGAATCGATCCCTCAATGATCATCTCCATGATCCATTGCTGAAAGGAAACCAACCGCTTTCATGGACAGCAAGAGCACAGATAGCACTGGATACTGCAAGAGGAATTGAGTACATTCATGATCACACGAAGAAGCGCTATGTTCACCGTGACATAAAAACGAGCAACATTTTACTTGATCAGGGACTCAGAGCAAAGGTAGCAGATTTTGGCCTGGCAAGGTTAGTAGAACGGTCGAATGAAGAAGATATTTTAGCAACACGCTTGGTTGGGACACCCGGTTACATTCCTCCAGA ATCTGTGCGTGAGCTGCAAATGACATCAAAAACTGATGTTTATGCATTCGGAGTGGTCGTAGCAGAGCTAATAACCGGTCAGCGTGCAATTTTTTGTGACAACCGAGAACCGAAAAGGATGAAGTCACTCATCTCCGTT ATATACGCagttttcaaagaaaaagaTCCAGAAGCTGCTTTGGAAGCTCAAATAGATGGTAACATGAAAGGAAGTTACCCTATGGAAGAAGTCTACAAG ATGGCGGAAATAGCGTTGAGGTGTGCAAGTGAAGATCCAGTAAATAGACCAGAGATGAAAGACATTGTGCAAACACTCTCCCAAATATTGACGTCCTCAATTGAATGGGAAGCATTGCTTGGAGGGAAGAGCCAGGTCTTCAGTGGCTTACTCATGAGTGGAAGATAA
- the LOC103455191 gene encoding AP-1 complex subunit mu-2 translates to MAGAASALFLLDIKGRVLIWRDYRGDVSAVQAERFFTKFIEKEGDPQSQDPVVYDNGVSYMFVQHNNIYLMIASRQNCNAASLLLFLHRVIDVFKHYFEELEEESLRDNFVVVYELLDEIMDFGFPQFTEAKILNEFIKTDAYRMEVTQRPPMAVTNAVSWRSEGIQFKKNEVFLDVVESVNILVNSNGQIIRSDVVGALKMRTYLSGMPECKLGLNDRVLLEAQGRTTKGKSIDLDDIKFHQCVRLARFENDRTISFIPPDGAFDLMTYRLSTQVKPLIWVEAQVENHSRSRIEFTVKARSQYKERSTATNVEIELPVPADATNPNVRTSMGSAAYAPERDALVWKVKSFPGNKEYMLRAEFMLPSITAEEAVPERRAPIRVKFEIPYFTVSGIQVRYLKIIEKSGYQALPWVRYITMAGEYELRLM, encoded by the exons ATGGCCGGCGCCGCCTCGGCGCTTTTTCTGTTGGACATCAAAGGACGAGTTTTGATTTGGCGCGACTACCGTGGCGATGTCTCTGCTGTTCAGGCTGAACGCTTCTTCACCAAGTTCATCGAAAAAGAG GGCGatccgcagtcgcaagatccaGTGGTGTACGACAATGGAGTCAGCTACATGTTTGTACAGCACAACAATATCTACTTGATGATTGCATCGAGGCAGAACTGCAATGCTGCTAGCTTGCTGCTGTTTCTGCACCGCGTAATCGAT GTGTTTAAGCACTATTTTGAAGAGCTTGAAGAAGAATCGCTAAGAGACAACTTTGTCGTTGTG TATGAGTTACTCGACGAGATTATGGACTTTGGTTTCCCGCAATTCACTGAAGCGAAGATTCTTAATGAGTTTATCAAGACCGATGCTTACAGGATGGAGGTGACACAACGTCCTCCCATGGCCGTTACAAATGCAGTGTCTTGGCGCAGTGAAGGGATACAGTTCAAGAAGAACGAA GTCTTTTTGGATGTGGTGGAAAGCGTGAACATACTTGTCAACAGCAACGGACAAATTATACGATCAGATGTCGTAGGAGCCCTAAAGATGAGAACATATTTGAG tGGTATGCCCGAGTGTAAGCTTGGATTGAATGATAGAGTGCTGCTAGAGGCGCAAGGTCGAACAACGAAAGGAAAATCAATTGATCTGGATGATATTAAGTTCCATCA GTGTGTGCGTTTGGCTCGATTTGAGAATGACCGGACTATATCCTTCATACCCCCTGATGGAGCATTTGATCTGATGACGTACAGACTCAGTACTCAG GTGAAGCCTCTTATCTGGGTGGAAGCACAAGTTGAAAATCATTCTAGGAGTCGTATTGAATTCACGGTAAAAGCAAGGAGCCAGTATAAGGAGCGCAG CACGGCTACAAATGTCGAAATTGAGTTGCCTGTGCCCGCAGATGCTACAAATCCTAATGTCCGGACATCAATGGGATCTGCTGCATATGCTCCTGAAAGAGATGCTTTGGTCTGGAAAGTTAAGTCTTTTCCCGGTAATAAG GAATACATGTTGAGAGCTGAGTTTATGCTCCCTAGTATAACTGCTGAAGAAGCGGTTCCCGAAAGAAGAGCTCCTATTCGAGTGAAGTTTGAGATACCGTACTTTACTGTCTCGGGAATTCAG GTCCGATACCTAAAGATCATCGAGAAAAGTGGCTACCAAGCTCTTCCATGGGTGAGGTACATAACAATGGCTGGCGAGTACGAACTGAGACTAATGTAA